The DNA sequence CCCTGCGGTGCGCTGAGCTTCTCGGTGATGTCGCTGAGGGCCGCGCCGGTGCGGGTGTCGAAGCGCGCGACGCGCCGGTGCCCGGTGTCGGCGACGAGCAGCCGGCCGGCCGAGTCGAGCGCGATGCCACGCGGGTTGTCGAGCTCGCCGGCGCCGAACTCCCGGACGAACCCGCCCCACCACGCGTACTGCGCGACGCGGTGGTTGCCGGTGTCGGCGACGTAGACGTTGCCCGCCGCGTCGACCGCGACGGCTTCCGGCGCCTTGAGCCGGCCGGCCAGCACCCGCACGAGCTTGCCGTCGCGGGTGAACGCCTGGACGCGGTCGTTGCCGGTGTCCGCCACCCACAGCTGCCCGCGCGCGTCGACCGTGATCCCGGCCGGGCTCGTGAACTGCCCGGGCCCGGGGCCGCCGCGGCCGAACGCGGTGCGGAACTCCGGCGGCGGAGCCTGCTGATCGGTGCGGGGGGCCACGGTGTCAGGATCACCGGCGGAGAGCCGTCATGGCCAGCGGGGAAAAGACTGTTCAGCAGGTGTTCCGCCGGCGCTCACCGCCGGTCGACGAAGCTGTACGGCGGCAGCGGCCCGACCCAGTCGGCGCCGGCGCACGCGACGGCTTCCCGGACCACGAGCAGGTCGCCCAGGCCGACCAGGAACGCCCAGCGTTCGTCGGCGTGTTCCCCGGCGGGCAGGGCCCGCGAATCACGCGCCCGGCCGGCGACCTCCGCGAGCAGGCCGTTCGCGGCTCCGGACTTGCTGAACCGCAGGCAGACGTGCACCTCGGCGAGGCCGTCGAGCCGTGCGAGATCGGCGCGGTACTCGTCGGCGGCCGGCGCGAGCACCTCGCGGCGGACGGCCTCTTCGTCCTCGGCCACCGCGCCGAACCGCGCGGGCAGCACCGGGCCGCCTTCGACCAGCGAGGACACCACGGCCAGGTGCGCGGCCGGGTCCGGCTCGGCGGGCGCTTCGCCGACAACCATCGCCAGGTCCGCCCACCGCACCGCCCGCGGCAACCGTGGGTGACCGGCCCGGACCACCCCGAACAACTGCAGCGCCACGGTTCTCCGCCCTCGTTCGACAATTGCTCTCGATACCGCGGCGAAATTGCGGGAAATCGGGGCTCCTTCGCCGGCCGTACCTTCACCGTAGCAATGTCTTGGCCGCGGCACTAACACCGTTCAGCCTGTGGTTTTACCGCTATTCGACGGATTCGATCACCCGGTTGGCGGTTACTGCGCCGAAAAGGTGATTCCGGTTAATTTCCACCGGTCAGCCGATAACCGACGCCCCGGACCGTCTCGATGGTGTGGGTGCCGAACGGCACGTCGATCTTGCGGCGGAGGTAACCGATGTAGACCTCGACGACGTTCTCGTCGCCGTCGTAGTGCGCGTCCCAGACGTGGCCGAGGATCTCGTTCTTCGTCAGCGCGGTGCCGGCCCGGCGCAGCAGGAACTCCAGCAGCCCGAACTCGCGCGCGGTCAGCTCGATCCGCTGCTGTCCCCTGTGGACGGTCCGGGCCGAGGGGTCCAGCCGCAGGTCACCGGCCTCCAGCACGGCCGGGCGGGCCGGGGCGCCGCGCCGGAGCAGGGCCCGCAGCCGGGCGATGAGCACGACGAACGAGAACGGTTTCGACAGGTAGTCGTCGGCGCCGAGGTCGAACGCGTCGGCCTCGTCGTACTCGCCGTCCTTCGCGGTCAGCATCAGCACCGGCGTCCAGTTTTCGGCCGCCCGCAGGCGTTTGAGCACCTCGTAGCCGGACAGCTCGGGCAGCATGATGTCGAGCACGACGACGTCGTACTCGTGCTCGGTCGCCGACCACAGGCCGTCCTTGCCGGTGTGCGCGACGTCCACGGTGAAGCCCTCGGCGACCAGGCCGCGCCGCAGCGTCTCCGCGAACTCGCGCCCGTCCTCCACGATCAGCAGGCGCACGTCAGTCCTCCTCGTCCGGCACGGCGATCGCCGGCAGCTCGATCACGAACCGCGCGCCCGGCGCCCCCGGTTCCTCGGACGCGGCGTAGCGCGCCCGGCCGCCGTGGCGCGCCGCGATGCCGGCGACGATCGGCAGGCCCAGCCCGGTGCCGCCGTGGCCGCGCTGGCGGGACGCGTCGAGCCGGACGAACCGCTCGAAGATCCGGTCGCGGTCGGCCTCGCCGACACCGGGGCCGTCGTCGCTCACCTCGACGACCGCGAGGTCGCCGTGCACCGAACTGGCGACGCGGATCCGGTCCCGCGCGTGGCCGCGCGCGTTGTCGACGAGGTTGCGCACGGCGCGGCGCAGCTGGGCCTCGCTGCCGTAGACCTTCGCCGGGCCCGCCCGGACCTCGACGTCGAGGGTGCATTCGCCCCGCACGCGTTCGGCTTCGGCGCGGACGATGTCGTCGAGGTCGACCTCGGTGCGCGACGGCCGGTCGGTGGCGTCGTCGGTGCGGGCGAGCATCAGCAGGTCGTCGACGAGTTCCCGCAGCCGCGCGGTCTCGCGGGCGATCACCGGCACCAGCTCCTCGGTGCTTTCGGGGTGCCGCCCGGAGACGTCGAGCGCGGTGCTGATCGTCGAGAGCGGCGACCGCAGCTCGTGGCTGGCGTCCGCGACGAACCGGCGTTGCGCGGCCTGCGCGGAGGCGAGCCGGCCGAGCATTTCGTTGAGCGTCACGGCGAGCCGGTGCACTTCGTCACCACCCGGCGGCAGCGGGACGCGGGCTTCGAGGTCGCGCGTCGAGATCTCGGCGACGGTCCGGCGCATCCGCTCGACCGGCCGCAGCGCGGAGCCGACCGCGCGGTAGACGGCGAGGCCGGAGATGGCCAGCAGCGGCACGGCGATCAGGCCGAGCAGCAGCGTCAGCCGCGTCGACGCCTCCGTCACCGGCTCCAGCGAGCGCGCGGAGATCACCGTGAACGGCCCGCCGGGCCCGTTCACCTCCTGCGAGACGACGCGGTAGTCGTCGCCGTCGCCGTTGAGGCCGAGCGGGAGGGTCTCGACGGTTTCGTGCCCGATCGTCGGCCGGGACGACGTCAGCGGCGGGTGCCCGACGATCGCCGGGTCGCTCGCGATCGGCCGGCCCTGCGCGTTCAGCACCTGCGTGACGGCTTCGGTGTCGCCGGTGCTCGCGACGTCGCTCGCGCTCAGGTCCCGCGCGCCCTCGCGGACGAGCTGGATCGCGACCTGGCGGCCGGTGCTGCGAGCACTCTCGGTGACGCTGCGGTCGAGCGACTCCTCCAGCAGCACGACGACGATCGCCAGCGCCGCCGCGATGGCCAGCGCGAGCGCGAACACCGCCACCGCGGTGGTCCGCATCCGGACGCCGGTCGCGGCGATCACCCTGCCCAGTTTCACCAGCGCAGCGTAACCACGAACGGCTCGCGGGACGGTGAGCGACGCCGTCACGACGTTCGGCGACGGCGCGTGGTGGTGAGCCGCTCGACACGGAGGCGGTCGACCTCGGGCACCGGCAACTCCGGCAGCGGGTGCCCGGCCGTCCAGGCCAGGAGCAGGTCCGCCAGCTCCGGGTTGCGGGCGAGCGCCGGGCCGTGCAGGTACGTGCCGATCACCCGGTCGGTCACGGCGCCCTCGGTGCCATCGCCGTTGCCGGTGCCGCGCACGACCTGCCCCAGCGGGGCGCTGTCGGCGCCGAGCTTGCTGACGCCGAGGTGGTTCTCGAAGCCCGTCAGCGGCGCGTTTCCCAGGAGCGAAGACGACGTCGCGACCAGTTCGGCGACCGACCGGCGCTCGCCGGGTTCGGTGGTGACGTCGAGCAGGCCGAGGCCGTCGTGGTCGACGCCGTCGAGGCCGCGGAAGCGGGTGCCGAGCACCTGCAGCCCGGCGCAGACGCCGAACACCACGGCGCCGTTCGCGACCGCACGCCGCAGTCCGGGGTACTTCCGCAGGTGCGCGGCGGCCAGCGCCTGCGCCCCGTCCTCACCACCGCCGAGCAGGTAGAGGTCCAAAGTGGACGGTACGGGTTCGCCGAGCCCGACCGGCACGACCTCGGCGTCGAACCCGCGCCACTGCAGTCGTTTGCACAGCACCTGCGCGTTGCCGGAATCGCCGTAGGTGCCGAGCACCTCGGGCAGCAGAAGTCCGATGTGGACGATCGACTCAGCCACCGGGCAGCCTGCCCACCAGGTCGCGGAATGCGGTGTAGTTGGCGACCAGTTCGACCGCGCCGGGCGGCAGCGTGTCGATCGCGGCGACCGGGTCCGGCTCGGCCCAGTGCGCCACCTCGGCGTAACAGAGCCGGACGGCCAGGTCGGCGCAGCGCTCGCCGGTGACGACGACCTGGCGCCCGCGCAGCCGTTCGAAGTGGACGTCCCAGAGCCAGGACAGGTCGCGCCCGTCGGCTTCCTGGGCGTTGACCGCGACGACCACCGGGGT is a window from the Amycolatopsis sp. NBC_00355 genome containing:
- a CDS encoding NHL repeat-containing protein, translating into MAPRTDQQAPPPEFRTAFGRGGPGPGQFTSPAGITVDARGQLWVADTGNDRVQAFTRDGKLVRVLAGRLKAPEAVAVDAAGNVYVADTGNHRVAQYAWWGGFVREFGAGELDNPRGIALDSAGRLLVADTGHRRVARFDTRTGAALSDITEKLSAPQGIAGDGAGGAWIVHNGHPADGDVAVVRYNADGRVIGSLECGGSLLAGVAVTGSGDVYVTAPDHGRVTRFRTTGPCRAEFGSDALGAPLGVAVDAAGGIWIADAGHHRVVCFGG
- a CDS encoding GvpL/GvpF family gas vesicle protein — encoded protein: MALQLFGVVRAGHPRLPRAVRWADLAMVVGEAPAEPDPAAHLAVVSSLVEGGPVLPARFGAVAEDEEAVRREVLAPAADEYRADLARLDGLAEVHVCLRFSKSGAANGLLAEVAGRARDSRALPAGEHADERWAFLVGLGDLLVVREAVACAGADWVGPLPPYSFVDRR
- a CDS encoding response regulator transcription factor codes for the protein MRLLIVEDGREFAETLRRGLVAEGFTVDVAHTGKDGLWSATEHEYDVVVLDIMLPELSGYEVLKRLRAAENWTPVLMLTAKDGEYDEADAFDLGADDYLSKPFSFVVLIARLRALLRRGAPARPAVLEAGDLRLDPSARTVHRGQQRIELTAREFGLLEFLLRRAGTALTKNEILGHVWDAHYDGDENVVEVYIGYLRRKIDVPFGTHTIETVRGVGYRLTGGN
- a CDS encoding sensor histidine kinase; translated protein: MKLGRVIAATGVRMRTTAVAVFALALAIAAALAIVVVLLEESLDRSVTESARSTGRQVAIQLVREGARDLSASDVASTGDTEAVTQVLNAQGRPIASDPAIVGHPPLTSSRPTIGHETVETLPLGLNGDGDDYRVVSQEVNGPGGPFTVISARSLEPVTEASTRLTLLLGLIAVPLLAISGLAVYRAVGSALRPVERMRRTVAEISTRDLEARVPLPPGGDEVHRLAVTLNEMLGRLASAQAAQRRFVADASHELRSPLSTISTALDVSGRHPESTEELVPVIARETARLRELVDDLLMLARTDDATDRPSRTEVDLDDIVRAEAERVRGECTLDVEVRAGPAKVYGSEAQLRRAVRNLVDNARGHARDRIRVASSVHGDLAVVEVSDDGPGVGEADRDRIFERFVRLDASRQRGHGGTGLGLPIVAGIAARHGGRARYAASEEPGAPGARFVIELPAIAVPDEED
- a CDS encoding type 1 glutamine amidotransferase; the protein is MAESIVHIGLLLPEVLGTYGDSGNAQVLCKRLQWRGFDAEVVPVGLGEPVPSTLDLYLLGGGEDGAQALAAAHLRKYPGLRRAVANGAVVFGVCAGLQVLGTRFRGLDGVDHDGLGLLDVTTEPGERRSVAELVATSSSLLGNAPLTGFENHLGVSKLGADSAPLGQVVRGTGNGDGTEGAVTDRVIGTYLHGPALARNPELADLLLAWTAGHPLPELPVPEVDRLRVERLTTTRRRRTS